ACGGGCGTTCTGCTGCCCTCTCGGCGGCGCTACTGGCAGAGAGACGCGAAGGGTCGCGTCTCTACAGGCGTTCTGCTGCCTCGGCCCCTACCTTCGCCCCATGCCCCTGTCCCTTGCCGAGCTGCGCCACCGCGCCACCGCTTTCGCCCTCGAATACGCCGGTACCGCCTCCGAACGGGCCGAATCCCAATCCTTCTGGCGCGATTTTCTGGACGTGTTTGGCCAAAACCGGCGGCGCGTGGCCCAGTTTGAGGTGCCCGTGAAGAAGGCCGACGGCGCGCAGGGCTTTATCGACATGTTTATCCCCGGTAAGCTGCTGGTGGAGCAGAAAACCCTGGGCCGCGACCTGTCCAAAGCCACCGCCCAGGCCCGCGACTACTTCCCCGGCCTGCCCGACTACAAGCTGCCGCGCTACGTGCTGGTGTCTGATTTTGCCCGCTTCCGCCTCCACGACCTGGATACCGGCCTGGAAACCGGCTTTGCCCTGGCCGAGCTGCCGGAGCACCTCCACCTCTTCGGGTTCCTGAGCGGCTACCAGAGCCACGCCACCGCCCCCGACGACCCCGCCAACGCCGAAGCCGCCGAGCTGATGGCCCGCCTGCATGATGCGCTCCTGGAAGGCGGCTACCGGGGCCACGCCCTCGAAGTGCTGCTGGTGCGGCTACTCTTCTGCCTCTTTGCCGAGGATACCGCCATCCTGGAAGCCGATGAGTTCCGGGCGTTTCTCGAAAACCACACCGCGGAGGATGGCTCCGACCTCGGCCCCCGGCTCGCCCACTTCTTTGCTACCCTCGACCAGGCCCCCGACCAGCGGCCCCGCGCCCTGCCTGCGTACCTCGCCAACCTGCCCTACGTCAATGGCGCGCTCTTTCGGGAAGACTTCCGCTTCCCCGCCTTCGATGCCGCCACCCGCGCCCAGCTCATCCGCTGCACCTACTTCGACTGGAGCCGGATATCGCCGGCCGTCTTTGGCTCCTTGTTCCAGAGCATTGCCGACCCGGCGCGCCGCCGCACCCTGGGCGCGCACTACACCTCCGAACAGAATATTCTCAAGGTCATCGGGCCGTTGTTCCTCGACGACCTGCGGCAGGAGCTGGCCGCCGCCGGCTCGCGCCGTGGCCCCTTGGACGCCCTGCACCGCCGCCTGGAAACCATCCGGTTCCTGGACCCGAGCTGCGGGTGCGGCAACTTCCTGGTGGTGACCTACCGCGAATTGCGCCTGCTCGAACACCAGGTGCTGGCCCGCCTTTTTGCGCCCCAGCTCGCCACCGGCCAAACCGTGGACCTCGCCCTCTACACCCGCGTGCAGGTAGACCAGGCCCACGGCATCGAACTCGAAGAATTCGCCGCCCGCATTGCCGAAGTCGCCATGTGGCTCATGGACCACCAGCTCAACCTCCAGCTCTCGGCCACCTTCGGCAACCGCTACGTGCGCCTACCCCTGGTCCGCACCGCCCGCATCGAAATCGGCAACGCCCTGCAAGTGGATTGGGAAAGCGTGGCCCCCAAAGCCACCCTCAGCTACATCCTCGGCAACCCGCCCTTCGTGGGGTCCAAGCTCATGAGTGCCGACCAGCGCCGCGATTTGCTGGGCGTGGCTGGCGCGAAGCTGCCCGGCGCGGGCGTACTCGACTACGTGGCCGGCTGGTACTTGAAAGCCGCTCGCTTTATGCAGGGCACCGCCATCCGGGCGGCGTTCGTGAGTACCAATTCTATTACCCAGGGTGAGCAAGTCAGCATCTTGTGGGGCGAAATGCTGCATCGCTACGGGATGCGCATCCAATTCGCCCACCGAACCTTTAAGTGGAACAACGAGGCGCGCGGCACCGCCGCCGTTTTCTGCGTCATCGTGGGCTTTGGAGCGCAACCCGTGCCCGCCCGGCTATTCGACTACGCCACCCCGCGCAGCGAGCCACAGGAATTGAAGGTCAGCAATATCAACCCGTATTTAGTGGATGGGGAAAACGTGTTGGTGGCTAGCCGAAACCGGCCCCTTAGTCCGGTTCCGGCAATGGTCTCTGGCAATAAGCCAATTGACGATGGCAATTATCTATTCACCCCGGCCCGCAAAGAAGAATTCTTGCAGAAAGAGCCACAAGCCGCTCCCTATTTTAAGCGCTGGCTTGGCGGGGAAGAATTTATCAACGGCACTGAACGCTGGTGCTTGTGGCTTGGTGATATTTCGCCGGTCGAGTTAGCTAAAATGCCAGAGGCTAAGAAGCTGATTGAGGCGGTGAGAGTCTATCGAAGCAAGAGTAAGAGCGCTCCGACCCAGAAGCTAGCGTTTTTGCCTACGCGCTTTCACGTTGAGTTTATTCCTGATAAGCCTTACCTAGCCATTCCCGAAGTTTCGTCAGAGCGACGACGGTATATCCCAATCGGGTTTCTCGATACGGATGTCATTGCAAGCAATAAGCTACGGCTAATTCCAGAAGCCACACCCTTTTTATTTGGAATCCTAACGTCAACTATGCACATGGCCTGGATGAGACAGGTTTGTGGACGGCTGAAAAGCGATTACAACTACTCGGCGGGCATTGTCTACAACAATTTCCCCTTTCCCCCTACCCCCACCGCGAAGCAGCAAGCGGCGGTAGAGGCGGCGGCGGGGCGGGTGCTGGCGGCGCGGGCGCAGTTTGCGGGGGCCACGCTGGCCCTGCTCTACGACCCACTCACCATGCCGCCCGCGCTGGCGCAGGCCCACGCCCAGCTCGACCGGGCCGTGGATAGCTGCTACCGCCCCGCCGCGTTCCCCACCGAGCTGAGCCGCCTGGAGTTCCTCTTCACCCTGTATCGCCAGCTGGCCGAGCCGCTGCTGCCGGCCCCCAAAGCCGCCCGCGCCCGCCGCGTGGGGTAGGGCCGGCCGGGGCCGGGGCCACGCAAGCCGGTTTTTTGGTGGTTGCCGCCGACTATTCTTCTCCCGCCCCCGTCGCCCTTGCCGCGGTGGCCGAAGCTGATTTTGGGCCAGCAGCCGGCTTTCCCGCCGTCGCGGAATTCGTTTCCGGGGTGGCCGGAAGCCTGGCGGCCAAGGCCGCCGGGCTTCTGGCCTTGGCGGGAAAACTTTCGGCCTTCGCCGGATAGTTGGGGGCCGGGGCCACCGGTGGCTTCGGGCCGGCCCCAGCGCGAGCCGCCTACCCCCCCGCACCCGCCGCACGGCCCAAAGCTGGCTTCATAGTTGCCGTAGAGATTTCCTCACCAAATCTTCACGCCATGCGCAAGCCCAAACTCATCGAAGACTACTCCTATCTGCTGGTTGACTCCCTGTCGCCCTTTGCCCACAGCGCGGCGCGCCAAACTGCCACTAGTGCTTTCATTGCCAGCGGCGGGGTGCTCAGCCAGCCCCTCACCACCGCCGTAGATGCCCTCGATGCCAATGTGGCGGCCATCGACTACCCCACGCCCGCCCAAACCGCCAACCGCGACCTGCTCCGCCTGGCCGTTACCACCGAGCTGGGCCGCCTCGCCAAGCGCCTCAACCTCGACTACACCGGCCAGGAACCCGCCCTGCTCTCCTCGGGCCTCACCCTGATGGCCGCCGCCAGCACCGCCGCCACCAGCTCGCTCGATACGGAGATGGGCCTCATGGACTTCGACCTGCTCGACGGCACCCAGCCCGGCTGCCTGCTGCTAAAGCTGAAGCGCCCCACCGGCACCATTCAGAACCTCATCCGCTACACCATTGCCGAAGACCTGGACGAGGACCAGTGGAGCGTAGCCGTGGGCGGCGGCCGCGAGCGCCAGCTGGGCCCCTTCAAGTCGGGCACCCGCGTGTGGGTGAAAGTGGCCGCCCTGCAAGGGGCCACCACCGACCCGCAGTACGCGGGGGTGAAGACGCGCATCGTGCAGTAAGAACCCTCGTAGAGACGCGCCCCTTCGCGTCTCTCCGCCACCCGCACCGATGAGAGGGTAGCAGAACGCTTGTAGAGACGCGACCCTTCGCGTCTCTCCCCGGTAGGAGGCAACGGGAAGACTAATCTGCTAGCGGCGCGGGTGGGGGAGAGACGCGAAGGGTCGCGTCGCTACGGGCAGTTAGCCATCATCTTGGCGGCGCGGGTGGGGGAGAGACGCGAAGGGTCGCGTCGCTACAAGCGTTCGGGCATCGTCCTATTGGCGCGAGTGGCAGAGAGACGCGAAGGGTCGCGTCTCTACGGATGTTCTGTTTTTTCTTTTAATTATTTCTGATGTTGCCACCTGCTTTCGACCCTGGCTTATACCGCGAAACGCACCGCATAGCGAGTACCCGCCTGCGGGGCTACGACTACGGGCAAAGCGGTATCTACTTCATCACTATCTGTACGCAGGACCGGCAGCCGGCTTTTGGCACAATGGAAGTGCCGGGCAACGACTGGGATGCCGCTTTTGTGCGCCCTACCCCCCTGGGCCAGCGGGTGCTGGCTGGGTGGGATAGCATCCCCGTCTTCGCGCCGTTTGCCACTCCCGAGGCGTTCGTCCTCATGCCCGACCACGTACACGGCCTGCTGGTGTTTGAGAAACACGAGCCCGCCGGCCTGCCCCTGGCTTACCAAAATCAGTTTGGACCCCAGCGCGCTAATTTGGCCTCCGTGGTGCGCGGCTTCAAGAGTGGCATCACCACGTATGCCCGCCACCAGGCCCTGCCCTTCCAATGGCAAGCCCGCTACCACGACCGCATCGTGCGCTCGGCCGATGAGCTAATCCGCATTCGCCACTACATCGCCACCAACCCCAGCCGCTGGCAGCACGAGTGGGACAACGGCGAAGGCCTCTACCGCTGAAAAACGCTCCTCAGCGACAATATAACGCCCAAGTGCCCGTAGAGACGCGACCCTTCGCGTCTCTCCCCGGTAGGAGGCAATGGGGAAACCCGAATCTACTAGCGGCGCGGCTGGCAGAGAGACGCGAAGGGTCGCGTCTCTACGGGCAGTTAGCCATCATCTTGGCGGCGCGACTGGCAGAGAGACGCGAAGGGTCGCGTCTCTACGGGCGTTCAGATGCCCTTGCATTGGTGCGGCGGGCAGAGAGACGCGAAGGGTCGCGTCTCTACGGGCGTTTGGGCATAGCTTGGTTGCGCTGCCTGAAAACAAAAAGCCCCTGCCAGATACTGGCGGGGGCTTTTTTAAAACCGGACCGGCGGCTTACTCGCGGCCGATGGGGTAGTACGCCTTGCGGCCGTCCGGGTACACGCCTTCGACCAGCGCGCCGGAGTTCTCCTTAGCCTGGTCGAGGTAGGCTTGCACGTCGGCGGGCTTGCGCACCACGCTCTTATCGATGCGGGTGATGATGAAGCCATCGGCCATGCCCGTCTCCTTAAAATTGCTGCCCTTGATGCCCGTAATCTGGGCTCCGCCCTCAATGCCGAGGGAGTTTTGCAGGCGGGCATTCACGGGGCCGATTTTCGCGCCCTCGTAGCTCACGACCGCCTCGGCGGGTAGTTCGCGCACCACAGCCGTGGTGTTAGAGGCGTTGAAGAGGGTAGCATTGGCACTCAGCTTCTCGTCGTTGCGGAGGTAGCCCACCTTAATCTTATCGCCGGGGCGGAAGCGCGACACCTGCTCCTGTAATTGGGAGGCCGTGTTCACGGGCACGCCGTTGATGTCGGTGATAATGTCGCCCATACGCAGGCCCGCCACGGCAGCAGCGCTCTTATCAGTCAGCCCCTGCACGTACACGCCATTTAGGGTATTGAGTTTCTTCTCCGAAGCCAGCTTGGCATCCACCTCCTGAATGTGCACACCCAGCAGGGCGCGCTGCACTACCTTGTACTTCAGCAAGTCATCCACCACCTTGCTCACAATGGCGCTGGGCACCGCGAAAGCATAGCCCTCAAACGAGCCGGTGTGGGAGGAGATAGCCGAATTGATGCCAATAAGGTCGCCGCTGGTATTCACCAGCGCGCCCCCCGAGTTGCCGGGGTTCACCACGGCGTCCGTCTGCAAGTACGACTCGATGCCCGTGGGCTGGTCGCGGTTCAGAATCCCGATGCTACGGCCCTTGGCCGAGATAATGCCGGCCGTCACGGTCGAGTTCAGGTTGAATGGGTTGCCCACGGCCAGCACCCACTGCCCCACTTTCACCTCATCCGAGTTGCCATATTTGATGAAAGGCAGATTGTCGGCCTTCACTTTCAGTACTGCCAGGTCGGTGCTGGGGTCCGCGCCCACCAACTCAGCATCAAACTTCCGCTTATCGTCCAGCACCACCGTGATTTTCGAAGCCTTGTCAATGACGTGGTTATTGGTCACGATGTAGCCGTTGGCGGCGATGATAACGCCCGAGCCAGAGCCTTCGCCCCCGCTCTGCGGCTGCCGCTGGCCATGCAGCTGGCCCTCCAACTGGTCGCCGAAGAACTGGCGCAGGAAAGGGTCCATCTGCGCGTGCGACATCTGCTGCGGCTCGGCTTTGTATTCGGTCATTACGTGCACCACGGCGGGCGTCACGGCGGCCGCGGCGGCCACAAAGTTCAATCCTTCGGGCGCGGCATAGGCGCTACTGCGCATCGCCGAGGTATACCGGACTTGGGGGTCGGAAGCCAGCGTGGTCTGAGCCGCGTTGGCCGGCTCATTTTCCAGTAGCTTATAGCCCCCCACGGCCACGCCCCCGCCCAAAATGGCGGAGGTCAGAAGGCCGAGCATCATGTTCTTGGCTTGCATCGGGGTCTGGTTGAGAAAAAGGTGATAAGGAAAGCAAAATAACAAAAAAGCGACAAGAAAACCAACCAGCGCCGCCGCCTAGCTTACGGGGCAAGGGCCAGTATCGGTTTGCGTAACTTCAACGAGTGTAAGAGTTGAATTCGTGCCCAAAAGTTGCCCTACGACTAAGAATATCGCGGGGAAAATTTTTGCTGGAAAACCAGTGAGGCACCCTGGTCGGGTGCCTCTCCTCGGTTTAGCTTAGCGCACCTCGATGTGCTGCTTGGTCACCTTCTCGGTATCGAAGGGCAGCGTCAGGCGCAGCAGCCCGTCGGTCAGCTCGGCCGTGATGGCTTTGCCGTTCACCGTTTCGGGCAGGCGAAACGCGCGGCGGA
The genomic region above belongs to Hymenobacter psoromatis and contains:
- a CDS encoding class I SAM-dependent DNA methyltransferase is translated as MPLSLAELRHRATAFALEYAGTASERAESQSFWRDFLDVFGQNRRRVAQFEVPVKKADGAQGFIDMFIPGKLLVEQKTLGRDLSKATAQARDYFPGLPDYKLPRYVLVSDFARFRLHDLDTGLETGFALAELPEHLHLFGFLSGYQSHATAPDDPANAEAAELMARLHDALLEGGYRGHALEVLLVRLLFCLFAEDTAILEADEFRAFLENHTAEDGSDLGPRLAHFFATLDQAPDQRPRALPAYLANLPYVNGALFREDFRFPAFDAATRAQLIRCTYFDWSRISPAVFGSLFQSIADPARRRTLGAHYTSEQNILKVIGPLFLDDLRQELAAAGSRRGPLDALHRRLETIRFLDPSCGCGNFLVVTYRELRLLEHQVLARLFAPQLATGQTVDLALYTRVQVDQAHGIELEEFAARIAEVAMWLMDHQLNLQLSATFGNRYVRLPLVRTARIEIGNALQVDWESVAPKATLSYILGNPPFVGSKLMSADQRRDLLGVAGAKLPGAGVLDYVAGWYLKAARFMQGTAIRAAFVSTNSITQGEQVSILWGEMLHRYGMRIQFAHRTFKWNNEARGTAAVFCVIVGFGAQPVPARLFDYATPRSEPQELKVSNINPYLVDGENVLVASRNRPLSPVPAMVSGNKPIDDGNYLFTPARKEEFLQKEPQAAPYFKRWLGGEEFINGTERWCLWLGDISPVELAKMPEAKKLIEAVRVYRSKSKSAPTQKLAFLPTRFHVEFIPDKPYLAIPEVSSERRRYIPIGFLDTDVIASNKLRLIPEATPFLFGILTSTMHMAWMRQVCGRLKSDYNYSAGIVYNNFPFPPTPTAKQQAAVEAAAGRVLAARAQFAGATLALLYDPLTMPPALAQAHAQLDRAVDSCYRPAAFPTELSRLEFLFTLYRQLAEPLLPAPKAARARRVG
- a CDS encoding transposase; the encoded protein is MLPPAFDPGLYRETHRIASTRLRGYDYGQSGIYFITICTQDRQPAFGTMEVPGNDWDAAFVRPTPLGQRVLAGWDSIPVFAPFATPEAFVLMPDHVHGLLVFEKHEPAGLPLAYQNQFGPQRANLASVVRGFKSGITTYARHQALPFQWQARYHDRIVRSADELIRIRHYIATNPSRWQHEWDNGEGLYR
- a CDS encoding S1C family serine protease; the encoded protein is MQAKNMMLGLLTSAILGGGVAVGGYKLLENEPANAAQTTLASDPQVRYTSAMRSSAYAAPEGLNFVAAAAAVTPAVVHVMTEYKAEPQQMSHAQMDPFLRQFFGDQLEGQLHGQRQPQSGGEGSGSGVIIAANGYIVTNNHVIDKASKITVVLDDKRKFDAELVGADPSTDLAVLKVKADNLPFIKYGNSDEVKVGQWVLAVGNPFNLNSTVTAGIISAKGRSIGILNRDQPTGIESYLQTDAVVNPGNSGGALVNTSGDLIGINSAISSHTGSFEGYAFAVPSAIVSKVVDDLLKYKVVQRALLGVHIQEVDAKLASEKKLNTLNGVYVQGLTDKSAAAVAGLRMGDIITDINGVPVNTASQLQEQVSRFRPGDKIKVGYLRNDEKLSANATLFNASNTTAVVRELPAEAVVSYEGAKIGPVNARLQNSLGIEGGAQITGIKGSNFKETGMADGFIITRIDKSVVRKPADVQAYLDQAKENSGALVEGVYPDGRKAYYPIGRE